A region of Triplophysa dalaica isolate WHDGS20190420 chromosome 18, ASM1584641v1, whole genome shotgun sequence DNA encodes the following proteins:
- the opn7c gene encoding opsin 7, group member c isoform X1, which produces MSRLIVCVGGFWIKLGLHEGSRAHTLPWKMGNVSKTALFVSTISRQHDVFMGSLYSVFCVLSLLGNGMLLFVAYRKRSSLKPAEFFVVNLSVSDLGMTLSLFPLAIPSALAHRWLFGEVVCQCYAMCGVLFGLCSLTNLTALSSVCCFKVCFPNYGNKFSSNHACVMVAGVWCYASLFAVGPLARWGSFGPEPYGTACCINWYYPSHNVLAMSYIISLFIFCYVLPCTIIILSYTFILLTVRGSRQAVKQHVSPQTKVTNAHTLIVKLSVAVCIGFLTAWSPYAVVAMWAAFSANEQVPPTAFALAAIFAKSSTLYNPMVYLLFKPNFRKSLSQDTRSIRHRICLSHSKASPTERTKGRQGQRSQTCNKKDASNSTPFSSSQPESYGACVHYADAQQPFQHPSTQTAACFLEGTVQTEITMTEKIYNDLL; this is translated from the exons TGTATGTGTTGGTGGATTTTGGATTAAACTGGGTCTTCATGAAGGTAGCAGAGCACACACTCTCCCCTGGAAG ATGGGCAATGTGTCAAAAACCGCCCTGTTTGTGTCCACTATCTCCAGACAGCACGATGTCTTTATGGGGTCACTTTATTCTGTCTTCT GTGTACTGTCACTTTTGGGAAACGGGATGCTTTTGTTTGTAGCATACCGTAAGAGATCAAGTTTAAAGCCGGCAGAGTTCTTCGTTGTGAATCTTTCGGTGAGCGATCTGGGGATGACTCTGTCTCTGTTTCCATTGGCTATCCCATCTGCTCTTGCACACAG GTGGTTATTTGGCGAGGTAGTTTGCCAGTGCTATGCTATGTGTGGGGTTTTATTTGGCTTATGTAGCCTGACCAACCTGACTGCTTTGTCGTCAGTATGCTGCTTTAAAGTGTGCTTCCCAAATTACG GGAACAAATTTTCATCCAACCACGCTTGTGTGATGGTGGCAGGGGTGTGGTGCTATGCGTCCTTGTTTGCTGTGGGACCTCTTGCTCGGTGGGGGAGTTTTGGACCAGAACCTTACGGAACCGCCTGCTGCATAAACTG GTACTATCCATCCCACAATGTCCTTGCCATGTCTTACATCATCAGTCTCTTTATCTTCTGTTATGTGCTCCCGTGTACCATCATCATCCTCTCCTACACCTTCATCCTGCTCACAGTGAGGGGGTCTCGCCAAGCCGTTAAACAACACGTTTCGCCACAAACCAAAGTGACAAATGCCCACACTCTCATTGTCAAG CTCTCTGTGGCTGTATGCATTGGCTTCTTGACGGCCTGGAGTCCCTACGCAGTGGTGGCCATGTGGGCGGCCTTCAGTGCCAATGAGCAAGTCCCACCCACAGCATTTGCGCTGGCAGCTATTTTCGCCAAATCTTCCACCCTTTATAACCCTATGGTGTATCTTCTCTTTAAACCTAACTTTCGAAAATCACTGAGTCAGGACACTAGAAGCATCCGCCACAGGATTTGTTTGAGCCACAGCAAGGCCAGTCCTACAGAACGAACAAAAGGCCGTCAAGGGCAGAGATCTCAAACGTGTAACAAAAAGGATGCAAGCAACTCCACACCCTTTTCCAGCAGCCAACCAGAGAGTTATGGAGCTTGTGTTCACTATGCAGACGCGCAGCAGCCCTTCCAACATCCCAGCACCCAGACAGCTGCATGTTTTCTGGAGGGAACCGTTCAAACTGAAATAACAATGACTGAAAAAATTTACAATGACCTCCTGTGA
- the opn7c gene encoding opsin 7, group member c isoform X2, which yields MGNVSKTALFVSTISRQHDVFMGSLYSVFCVLSLLGNGMLLFVAYRKRSSLKPAEFFVVNLSVSDLGMTLSLFPLAIPSALAHRWLFGEVVCQCYAMCGVLFGLCSLTNLTALSSVCCFKVCFPNYGNKFSSNHACVMVAGVWCYASLFAVGPLARWGSFGPEPYGTACCINWYYPSHNVLAMSYIISLFIFCYVLPCTIIILSYTFILLTVRGSRQAVKQHVSPQTKVTNAHTLIVKLSVAVCIGFLTAWSPYAVVAMWAAFSANEQVPPTAFALAAIFAKSSTLYNPMVYLLFKPNFRKSLSQDTRSIRHRICLSHSKASPTERTKGRQGQRSQTCNKKDASNSTPFSSSQPESYGACVHYADAQQPFQHPSTQTAACFLEGTVQTEITMTEKIYNDLL from the exons ATGGGCAATGTGTCAAAAACCGCCCTGTTTGTGTCCACTATCTCCAGACAGCACGATGTCTTTATGGGGTCACTTTATTCTGTCTTCT GTGTACTGTCACTTTTGGGAAACGGGATGCTTTTGTTTGTAGCATACCGTAAGAGATCAAGTTTAAAGCCGGCAGAGTTCTTCGTTGTGAATCTTTCGGTGAGCGATCTGGGGATGACTCTGTCTCTGTTTCCATTGGCTATCCCATCTGCTCTTGCACACAG GTGGTTATTTGGCGAGGTAGTTTGCCAGTGCTATGCTATGTGTGGGGTTTTATTTGGCTTATGTAGCCTGACCAACCTGACTGCTTTGTCGTCAGTATGCTGCTTTAAAGTGTGCTTCCCAAATTACG GGAACAAATTTTCATCCAACCACGCTTGTGTGATGGTGGCAGGGGTGTGGTGCTATGCGTCCTTGTTTGCTGTGGGACCTCTTGCTCGGTGGGGGAGTTTTGGACCAGAACCTTACGGAACCGCCTGCTGCATAAACTG GTACTATCCATCCCACAATGTCCTTGCCATGTCTTACATCATCAGTCTCTTTATCTTCTGTTATGTGCTCCCGTGTACCATCATCATCCTCTCCTACACCTTCATCCTGCTCACAGTGAGGGGGTCTCGCCAAGCCGTTAAACAACACGTTTCGCCACAAACCAAAGTGACAAATGCCCACACTCTCATTGTCAAG CTCTCTGTGGCTGTATGCATTGGCTTCTTGACGGCCTGGAGTCCCTACGCAGTGGTGGCCATGTGGGCGGCCTTCAGTGCCAATGAGCAAGTCCCACCCACAGCATTTGCGCTGGCAGCTATTTTCGCCAAATCTTCCACCCTTTATAACCCTATGGTGTATCTTCTCTTTAAACCTAACTTTCGAAAATCACTGAGTCAGGACACTAGAAGCATCCGCCACAGGATTTGTTTGAGCCACAGCAAGGCCAGTCCTACAGAACGAACAAAAGGCCGTCAAGGGCAGAGATCTCAAACGTGTAACAAAAAGGATGCAAGCAACTCCACACCCTTTTCCAGCAGCCAACCAGAGAGTTATGGAGCTTGTGTTCACTATGCAGACGCGCAGCAGCCCTTCCAACATCCCAGCACCCAGACAGCTGCATGTTTTCTGGAGGGAACCGTTCAAACTGAAATAACAATGACTGAAAAAATTTACAATGACCTCCTGTGA